One genomic window of Halorubrum hochsteinianum includes the following:
- a CDS encoding DUF7576 family protein yields MVDPTSELEEDVDEESAPRCAACGEPALGVGRRTVTWVEDGDAVHRRFCSEACRAAWEDERPSAGT; encoded by the coding sequence ATGGTGGACCCGACCTCGGAGCTCGAGGAGGACGTCGACGAGGAGTCCGCGCCGCGCTGCGCGGCGTGCGGCGAGCCGGCGCTGGGCGTCGGTCGACGAACGGTGACGTGGGTCGAGGACGGCGACGCCGTCCATCGACGGTTCTGCTCGGAGGCGTGCCGCGCGGCGTGGGAGGACGAGCGCCCGTCGGCGGGCACGTAA
- a CDS encoding metal ABC transporter ATP-binding protein — protein MSEIVDIDGVSFSYGDTVAVSDVSLAVEEGDFLGLVGPNGSGKTTLLHLMLGLHEPDEGSVRLFGRPVGEFDDGGRIGYVSQKATSRGGAMPVTVRECVTMGRFAHAGRGRLSAADRDAVADAIETVGIGDLADRLVSELSGGQKQRAYIARALASDADLLALDEPTVGVDAESRDAFYALLDELNDEGITIILIEHDIGVVTDRANRIACVNTELYHHGDTESFVESDALAEAYGTTGQVVHHHH, from the coding sequence GTGAGCGAAATCGTCGATATCGACGGCGTATCGTTCTCCTACGGCGACACCGTCGCCGTGAGCGACGTCTCTCTGGCGGTCGAGGAGGGAGACTTCCTCGGGTTGGTCGGACCGAACGGCTCCGGGAAGACGACCCTGCTCCACCTCATGCTCGGCCTCCACGAGCCGGACGAGGGGTCCGTCCGGCTGTTCGGCCGCCCGGTCGGGGAGTTCGACGACGGCGGTCGGATCGGCTACGTCTCGCAGAAGGCGACGAGCCGCGGCGGCGCGATGCCGGTCACCGTCCGGGAGTGCGTCACCATGGGCCGGTTCGCGCACGCCGGCCGCGGGCGGCTCTCGGCGGCCGACCGCGACGCCGTCGCCGACGCCATCGAGACGGTCGGTATCGGCGACCTCGCCGACCGGCTCGTCTCTGAGCTGTCGGGCGGCCAGAAGCAGCGGGCGTACATCGCTCGCGCGCTCGCCAGCGACGCGGACCTCCTCGCGCTCGACGAGCCGACCGTCGGCGTCGACGCCGAGTCGCGCGACGCGTTCTACGCCCTCCTCGACGAGCTCAACGACGAGGGGATCACCATCATTCTCATCGAACACGACATCGGGGTCGTCACCGACCGCGCGAACCGCATCGCCTGCGTCAACACCGAGCTGTACCACCACGGAGACACGGAGTCGTTCGTGGAGAGCGACGCCCTCGCGGAGGCGTACGGCACGACGGGGCAGGTCGTCCACCACCACCACTGA
- a CDS encoding metal ABC transporter substrate-binding protein gives MTHSRRSVLRRGAGLAVAGTAASLAGCSGGGADGDAGGFDAGYAAFFTLNDWANEVAGDAATFEDPVDVGRLGHGWTPDGTLAADVAATDAFVYLDSPEFSWAQDLAATLEADYDSVAVIDALDGVEDDLLDWDHSHGDEGGEDHEDGHDDGDHDGEGDGGHDEQRYDPHVWVDPVLAAEMVDAIAAGLGEADPGNADAYADNAAAYADGLDGVDAAFESIAEDAARDVAVLAGHNSFQYLEARYGFRLHSSVGVSPQNEPTQTEIADTIDLVDSEGIDVVLYDQFQSPRLAESIVENSDATEAVPVTPAGGTTREWNEAGYGYLEQMTEINVPAFERAFGAQ, from the coding sequence ATGACTCACTCACGGCGGTCGGTGCTGCGGCGCGGTGCGGGACTCGCGGTCGCGGGGACGGCGGCGTCGCTCGCGGGGTGTTCCGGCGGCGGCGCTGACGGCGACGCCGGGGGGTTCGACGCCGGCTACGCCGCCTTCTTCACCCTCAACGACTGGGCGAACGAGGTCGCGGGCGACGCCGCGACCTTCGAGGACCCGGTCGACGTGGGGCGGCTCGGCCACGGCTGGACGCCGGACGGGACGCTCGCCGCGGACGTCGCCGCGACGGACGCGTTCGTCTACCTCGACAGCCCGGAGTTCTCGTGGGCGCAGGACCTCGCCGCGACGCTGGAGGCCGACTACGACTCCGTCGCCGTGATCGACGCGCTCGACGGGGTGGAAGACGACCTGCTCGACTGGGACCACTCGCACGGGGACGAGGGCGGCGAGGACCACGAGGACGGACATGACGACGGCGACCACGACGGCGAAGGGGATGGCGGTCACGACGAGCAGCGGTACGACCCGCACGTCTGGGTCGACCCGGTCCTCGCGGCCGAGATGGTCGACGCGATCGCGGCGGGACTCGGCGAGGCGGACCCGGGGAACGCGGACGCCTACGCCGACAACGCCGCCGCGTACGCCGACGGACTCGACGGGGTCGACGCCGCCTTCGAGTCGATCGCCGAGGACGCCGCGCGCGACGTGGCCGTGCTCGCCGGCCATAACTCCTTCCAGTACTTGGAGGCGCGATACGGGTTCCGGCTCCACTCGTCGGTCGGCGTCTCGCCGCAGAACGAGCCGACGCAGACGGAGATCGCCGACACGATCGACCTCGTCGACTCCGAGGGGATCGACGTGGTCCTGTACGACCAGTTCCAGTCGCCGCGGCTCGCCGAGTCGATAGTCGAGAACAGCGACGCGACGGAGGCGGTCCCCGTCACGCCCGCCGGCGGGACGACCCGCGAGTGGAACGAGGCCGGCTACGGCTACCTCGAACAGATGACCGAGATCAACGTCCCCGCCTTCGAGCGGGCGTTCGGCGCGCAGTGA
- a CDS encoding YbaK/EbsC family protein, whose translation MHPRAAEFAERARERYGVDLDVLEYDAGTETAAAAADAVGCETGAIASTIVVSLCGGNRDPPNDLVAAITSGANRLDLDAVADHFGADAAAMGDPDRIRETVGWSIGGVPPLCHDAALPTVFDPTLTEYDTVYGAAGTPSAVFAMDPATLADLADAAVVDLAE comes from the coding sequence ATGCACCCACGCGCGGCGGAGTTCGCGGAACGGGCGCGGGAACGGTACGGGGTCGACCTCGACGTGCTGGAGTACGACGCGGGGACGGAGACGGCGGCCGCGGCGGCCGACGCCGTCGGCTGCGAGACGGGCGCGATCGCCTCAACCATCGTCGTGTCGCTCTGCGGCGGTAATCGGGACCCGCCGAACGACCTCGTGGCCGCGATCACGAGCGGCGCGAACCGGTTGGACCTCGACGCCGTCGCCGACCACTTCGGGGCCGACGCCGCCGCGATGGGCGATCCCGACCGGATCCGCGAGACGGTCGGCTGGAGCATCGGCGGGGTCCCGCCGCTCTGTCACGACGCCGCGCTGCCGACCGTCTTCGACCCGACGCTCACGGAGTACGACACCGTCTACGGCGCGGCGGGGACGCCGAGCGCGGTGTTCGCGATGGACCCGGCGACGCTCGCCGACCTCGCCGACGCAGCGGTCGTCGACCTCGCGGAGTGA
- a CDS encoding CRTAC1 family protein, translating to MFTERSALVDDGRPMRGYGVAVTPGRDGPLVFVAGYGEPNRLYAREGDRFADTACGIVADGTRHGMGVCAADLDADGCEEVYVHNCARGVDGGDPDLLLSRLESDRYRWTDVFAREVNADRLDVRAGRSVAALDRLGTGRYGVAVSGYAAPLAFYELGDDGEVTDMAEAVGLEVAGGCRSLLAVPYRSREGDLFAGVEGGPNRLFSNRDGHYDRTDGGPVLSDPGGDTRGAAIVDEGGTFALAVGNESAPSRLLRCAPDGGYEDVAPPALRDAGAVRTVVAADFDNDGREELFFNVCGGENRLFERVDGLDGRSRWESVDLGAAAEPDGFGTGAVAADLDGDGALELLVVHGEVAAQPVTAYGDPDAPDAGWLRVRPTTRHGAPARGAVVTLETAEGVQRRTVDAGGGCLCQTEPVAHFGLAHAEPLRVDVRWPDGRERTVVGPSADREITVKHPSRKATDRDARTTR from the coding sequence ATGTTCACGGAGCGGTCCGCCCTCGTCGACGACGGACGCCCGATGCGCGGGTACGGCGTCGCGGTGACCCCCGGCCGCGACGGACCGCTCGTCTTCGTCGCCGGCTACGGCGAGCCGAACCGGCTGTACGCCCGCGAGGGCGACCGCTTCGCCGACACCGCCTGCGGCATCGTCGCCGACGGGACGCGCCACGGGATGGGCGTGTGCGCGGCCGACCTCGACGCCGACGGCTGCGAGGAGGTGTACGTCCACAACTGCGCGCGCGGCGTCGACGGCGGCGACCCCGACCTCCTCCTCAGCCGGCTAGAGTCAGACCGGTACCGCTGGACCGACGTGTTCGCCCGCGAGGTGAACGCCGACCGCCTCGACGTGCGCGCCGGGCGCTCGGTCGCCGCGCTCGACCGCCTTGGCACGGGCCGGTACGGGGTCGCCGTCTCCGGGTACGCCGCGCCGCTCGCGTTCTACGAGCTCGGCGACGACGGCGAGGTCACCGACATGGCCGAGGCGGTCGGGCTGGAGGTGGCGGGCGGCTGTCGGTCGCTGCTCGCGGTCCCGTACCGCTCCCGCGAGGGGGACCTGTTCGCCGGCGTCGAAGGGGGACCGAACCGGCTGTTCAGCAACCGCGACGGCCACTACGACCGGACCGACGGCGGCCCGGTGCTCTCGGACCCTGGCGGAGACACGCGTGGGGCGGCGATCGTCGACGAAGGCGGGACGTTCGCGCTCGCGGTCGGCAACGAGTCGGCCCCGAGCCGGCTCCTGCGCTGCGCGCCCGACGGCGGGTACGAGGACGTGGCCCCGCCCGCGCTCCGCGACGCCGGCGCGGTCCGAACCGTCGTCGCCGCGGACTTCGACAACGACGGGCGCGAGGAGCTGTTCTTCAACGTCTGCGGTGGCGAGAACCGGCTGTTCGAGCGGGTCGACGGCCTCGACGGGCGCTCTCGCTGGGAGTCCGTCGACCTCGGTGCGGCCGCGGAGCCGGACGGGTTCGGCACCGGCGCGGTGGCCGCCGACCTCGACGGCGACGGCGCGCTCGAACTCCTCGTCGTTCACGGCGAGGTCGCCGCGCAGCCGGTGACGGCCTACGGCGATCCGGACGCACCGGACGCCGGGTGGCTCCGCGTGCGGCCGACGACCCGTCACGGCGCGCCGGCGCGCGGGGCCGTCGTCACGCTGGAGACCGCCGAGGGAGTCCAACGCCGGACCGTCGACGCGGGCGGCGGCTGCCTCTGCCAGACGGAGCCGGTCGCCCACTTCGGCCTCGCACACGCTGAGCCGCTGCGCGTGGACGTGCGGTGGCCGGACGGGCGCGAGCGGACCGTCGTCGGACCCAGCGCGGACCGGGAGATCACGGTCAAACACCCGTCGCGGAAGGCGACCGACCGCGACGCTCGGACGACGCGGTAG
- a CDS encoding ribosome assembly factor SBDS, producing MISLDEAVTARLESHGERFEVLIDPDAALAIKRGEFEGDLEEVIAAEDVFENASRGDRPAEEDLETVFGTTEPLEIIPEVVERGEIQITAEQRAEMQERKHNQLVTTITRNAVNPQMDDSPHPPERIERALEEAGFQIDPMEPVENQVDDALDALRPVIPIRFEEVTMAVQLPADYAGSGQAQIREFGDLEREEWQNDGSWVGVLTFPAGLQNELYDLVNEVTSGEGDARVIKDKDELRTR from the coding sequence ATGATATCGCTCGACGAGGCCGTGACGGCCCGACTGGAGTCACACGGGGAGCGCTTCGAGGTCCTGATCGACCCCGACGCCGCGCTCGCGATCAAACGCGGGGAGTTCGAGGGCGACCTGGAGGAGGTGATCGCCGCGGAGGACGTCTTCGAGAACGCCTCTCGGGGTGACCGACCGGCCGAGGAGGACTTGGAGACCGTCTTCGGCACCACGGAGCCGCTGGAGATCATTCCGGAGGTCGTCGAGCGCGGGGAGATCCAGATCACCGCCGAGCAGCGCGCGGAGATGCAAGAGCGCAAGCACAACCAGCTCGTTACCACCATCACGCGAAACGCGGTGAACCCGCAGATGGACGATTCGCCGCACCCGCCGGAGCGGATCGAGCGCGCCCTGGAGGAGGCCGGGTTCCAGATCGACCCGATGGAGCCGGTGGAGAACCAGGTCGACGACGCGCTCGACGCGCTGCGCCCGGTGATCCCGATCCGGTTCGAGGAGGTGACGATGGCGGTCCAGCTCCCGGCCGACTACGCGGGGTCCGGGCAGGCGCAGATCCGGGAGTTCGGCGACCTCGAACGCGAGGAGTGGCAGAACGACGGCTCGTGGGTCGGCGTGCTCACCTTCCCCGCGGGGCTCCAGAACGAGCTCTACGACCTCGTCAACGAGGTCACCTCCGGGGAGGGCGACGCCCGCGTGATCAAGGACAAAGACGAGCTTCGGACTCGGTAG